One Thermodesulfovibrionia bacterium genomic window, GTTAGGTGTTGCAATCCTTAATCTCACACCTGGCAATATTCTACATGCTCAGGGCTCATCCTATCTTGGGGTTGTTTTAGAAGAGGTTGATATATTGAAATGGAATGATGCTGCAATTGGCATTAAGTGGCGTATAATTAATATGCCAACCACCAGTAATCAATTAAAAGAAATTATTAACACCCATCTGTCCTAAATAGTTGTTCATAATGATAATTTGAAATAATCATTCCGTTGATTAATAAGCCGTTAAAAGTCGCGCAATTGTAAATTGTAAACGGATCTTCAATCTGTCAAATACTACAAGACTTTCCCTTTATCAATGCATGATATAACAAGGTATATTTTCTTGCTATCTTCTTGTAAAATCGCACTTTTATGATAATTAAAGAAATAAGATGGGGATATTTTATGTATAACTAATTGTGTGCATATTTATTAATATAATATATATATTGTTTATTGTTACTAAGAAAGTTAGGTTTGATGAAAAAAATTAGAAATCAAACAGGTTATAGCATAATATTGATTATTTGTTTTGTTACTATTATTACTATAGTTTTTATAAGTTGTAATAATGGGTCAACCAACAAAAATGTTGATATAGTTAGTGTCAGACTGAAGTGGTTTCACCAGGCGCAATTCGCTGGATTATATATTGCTGAGGATATGGGATTTTATAGGGCAGAAGGTCTTAATGTTGAATTAAGACCAGGAGGCCAGGATTTTAGCGCAGTTAAACTTGTGGCGGCTGGCTCTGAAGATTTTGGTATTGCCGGTGCAGATGAGATATTGATAGCGCGTGAAAAGGGAATGCCCCTGGTTGCTATTGCAGTGATTTTTCAAAAAAGCCCGGTATGTTTTTTTTCTAAAAAGGATTCTGGTATCAAGAGTCCGTACGATTTTGTCGGGCGGCGTGTTGCGATGCAATATGGAACAAATGTGCGCAATGAGTATGTGGCCATGATGCGCAAGCTCGGCGTAGATATGAGCAAGGTAATTGAAGTTCCCTCGCGTTTTGATATGCAGCAATTTTTTGAGGGAAAAGTTGATGTCTGGAACGGATATGTTATTAACGAGAGACTGGCTGCTGAAGAACATGGCTTTAATGTTAATCTTATTTGCCCATCAGAATATGGCATAGATATGTATTCCGACACATTATTTACAACTGAAAAGATGATAATGAATCGGCCAGATGTGGTTCGCAAAATGGTCAAAGCCACAATAGAAGGCTGGAAGTCTGCACTTGCTGATCGTGAGTATACAGTGAAGGCAGTTCTCAAGCGAGACTCCAGACTTAATGCCGAACATGAAAGAAGGATGTTGGACGCCGAGGCTGATCTTATTGCAGCTCGTGAGGTTAATCAACATAGGATTGGGTGGATGGACAAGCAAGTTTGGGAAAGCATGCAATTAACGCTTGCATCCATTGGAATATTAAGGA contains:
- a CDS encoding ABC transporter substrate-binding protein, encoding MKKIRNQTGYSIILIICFVTIITIVFISCNNGSTNKNVDIVSVRLKWFHQAQFAGLYIAEDMGFYRAEGLNVELRPGGQDFSAVKLVAAGSEDFGIAGADEILIAREKGMPLVAIAVIFQKSPVCFFSKKDSGIKSPYDFVGRRVAMQYGTNVRNEYVAMMRKLGVDMSKVIEVPSRFDMQQFFEGKVDVWNGYVINERLAAEEHGFNVNLICPSEYGIDMYSDTLFTTEKMIMNRPDVVRKMVKATIEGWKSALADREYTVKAVLKRDSRLNAEHERRMLDAEADLIAAREVNQHRIGWMDKQVWESMQLTLASIGILRNNSFDVRDVYTNVFLSH